The DNA window CTGCtgtacctccaccccctctctctgcagtgtgtgtgttctatatgtacagtatctgtacctccactccctctctctgcagtgtgtgtgttctatatgtacagtatctgtacctccactccctctctctgcagtgtgtgtgttctatatgtacagtatctgtacctccactccctctctctgaagtgtgtgtgttctatatgtacagtatctgtacctccactccctctctctgcagtgtgtgttctatatgtacagtatctgtacctccactccctctctctgcagtgtgtgtgttctatatgtacagtatctgtacctccactccctctctctgcagtgtgtgtgttctatatgtacagtatctgtacctccactccctctctgaagtgtgtgttctatatgtacagtatctgtacctccactccctctctctgcagtgtgtgtgttctatatgtacagtatctgtacctccactccctctctctgcagtgtgtgtgttctatatgtacagtatctgtacctccactccctctctctgcagtgtgtgtgttctatatgtacagtatctgtacctccactccctctctctgaagtgtgtgttctatatgtacagtatctgtacctccactccctctctctgcagtgtgtgtgttctatatgtacagtatctgtacctccctcctcccctctctctgcagtgtgtgttctatatgtacagtatctgtacctccactccctctctctgcagtgtgtgtgttctatatgtacagtatctgtacctccactccctctctctgcagtgtgtgtgttctatatgtacagtatctgtacctccactccctctctctgcagtgtgtgtgttctatatgtacagtatctgtacctccactccctctctctgcagtgtgtgttctatatgtacagtatctgtacctccactccctctctctgcagtgtgtgtgttctatatgtacagtatctgtacctccactccctctctctgcagtgtgtgttctatatgtacagtatctgtacctccactccctctctctgcagtgtgtgttctatatgtacagtatctgtacctccactccctctctctgcagtgtgtgtgttctatatgtacagtatctgtacctccactccctctctctgcagtgtgtgttctatatgtacagtatctgtacctccactccctctctctgcagtgtgtgtgttctatatgtacagtatctgtacctccactccctctctctgcagtgtgtgttctatatgtacagtatctgtacctccactccctctctctgcagtgtgtgtgttctatatgtacagtatctgtacctccactccctctctctgcagtgtgtgtgttctatatgtacagtatctgtacctccactccctctctctgaagtgtgtgttctatatgtacagtatctgtacctccactccctctctctgcagtgtgtgttctatatgtacagtatctgtacctccactccctctctctgcagtgtgtgttctatatgtacagtatctgtacctccactccctctctctgcagtgtgtgtgttctatatgtacagtatctgtacctccactccctctctctgcagtgtgtgtgttctatatgtacagtatctgtacctccactccctctctctgcagtgtgtgtgttctatatgtacagtatctgtacctccactccctctctgcagtgtgtgtgttctatatgtacagtatctgtacctccactccctctctctgcagtgtgtgtgttctatatgtacagtatctgtacctccactcccctctctgcagtgtgtgtgttctatatgtacagtatctgtacctccactccctctctctgcagtgtgtgtgttctatatgtacagtatctgtacctccactccctctctctgcagtgtgtgtgttctatatgtacagtatctgtacctccactccctctctctgcagtgtgtgtgttctatatgtacagtatctgtacctccactccctctctctgcagcatgCGGATACCCATAGTATCTCTGGTGTTGACTGAGACCATCTCCTctccagagacagagatgaggacgCGGCCGTCAGTCAGACAGCCGGAGACGTTACACAGCAGCAGACGCACCACCTCAGGCTTGTCCAGGCCAAAGTAACCAAACCTGGACAGGaacaacacacacagggacaACATTTGGACAACCACTCCTCTGTGTTACAGCATTGTTCATTGTGTTGCTTTACCACAAAATCTAATTATATTTAAAGTGCATTCAAATAAACACTttcagagagcgagacagagagacagacagagagagagacagagagacagacagacagacagacagacagacagacagacagacagacagagacagacagagagacagacagagagacagacagagagacagagagagacagagacagacagagacagacagacagagagagacagacagagacagacagacagagagagacagacagacagacagagagagagacagacagagagagagagagatacagagacagacagagagagacagacagagagagacagagagacagagagacagagagagacagagagagacagacagagagagacagagagagagacagacagagagagagagagagagacagggagacagaggtggTTCGGAGTGAATGACTTGAACAGAGAGGGAACTTGAAATTGTAGGTCAGTGATTTCAGACCTGAGTACCTCAGTACTCTCTGTTCTGCCACGGGCCAGTCGATATCCACATCAATATCCACACTGTACTCTGGCAGCATCTCATAGTAAGCCCACTTCCCCCCCTGagaaagacaacaacacaaaagGCATTTCTATTAGCATTCAAAACACCAGTTAACAATAGAATATCTAGTAGTATCACAGATCAGTCCATCTCTCAGTGTGTCTGTTGTTTCCAGTCAGGCTGAATGAATAAATACGTTATTGATCCCAGGAAGGAAATATGCTTTGTCAGCACCAGCAGCAGAGATACACATCTGGGTCTgtatctaggatcaggtcctccctgtccacatCATCTTAGTCATTGTGGTTGTGTTAGAAGTGGATATTTGTTCATCTCATAGCCACTACTGCATACAGAGTGTTATTGTTGGGGAATGTTACTAATAAACTAATGAAGAGGAATttatcttacacacacacatccaagaGGATTAAGGTTGGAtggactagacacacacacacacacacacacacacacacacacacacactacaggctCTCCTATGCTGAACATGCAAAAATGAATTGAGTAACTGTTGACTGTGACCTATGACCAACTAATAACCAGGCTGATGAGGCCTTAAGAACCGATCCTGGTTTAACTTTAAAAACAGCAGAATAGTGAAAACCCTTAGTGGCCAAAACAACATGTATGTGGAGACAGAAGAGCTGGCTGGACTGGCCAGACTGCAATATAAACCTGACCACcaattactcaaatgtaatttGCTTACAGAGAATGTATCCCTTCACATATACTTCCAGAGCCTACAGACTGGTGTTGAAGATCATGTAGAACACTCGTTCCTCATCAAGCAGCTGAACACTAGTTTGGGTCTTATTCGACAAACCCCATGGTTTACCCCCTGCCTATTACCAGACCACTGTTTCTATAATACCTTTTCTAGATATGATTCATCTTCTCCTGTATGTACAAACGTCAtttatattttacatacagcctACCCACAGTGTATATTAACCAATCAAGTAGCAGTCTTGTGTGACAATTAAAGGAGGAACTGTGGTCCTCggcagctcagttggtagagcatggtgcttgtaacgccagtaGTGGGTTCTactcctgggaccacccataccaAGCATGACTACGTTGCTGTGGATAAAATGACatatctgctaaatggcataagTTATTATATTAAATCAACAGGTTTATAATTCTCTCATTATCATCCCTGTGTGTATTGTCCTGCGTACATCATGGTATTAAAGAAGTTGAAGTTCAGATGGTCTCCTCACTATTCCTTCAATCGAAAAGggaaaactgatcctagaccagcactcCTTCCTGAGGTGCTTTGTGAATATGGGTCCCTTTAGGGGCCTGGTGAAAGTTACCTGCAAAACACCTTCCTCTATAAGGGCTCTGGTGGAAAAATAGAAAGACCCGTTCTCACACAGCTCTCCATCCCAGTCCTGTCTCCGGGGCCTGTTGGATGGATCCAGGTTGAGAGGCTGGGTGGCTACACTACctgaacaggagagagaacacaTCATCATTATGAGTTGATAGGAAACAGTCTGGTTTCTGGTTATAACCTGGTCAGGAGACAAACTCACTTGTTtactcacacccccatctctctaTTGTGATACAGTCACGTGGACAGGAAAAACTCCTGACCCTacttcaaatcacattttattggtcacatacacatggtttacagatgttaatgtgagtgtcgcgaaatgcttgtgcttctagttctgacagtgcagtaatatctaacaagtaatctaacaattccacaactaccttatacacacacaactctaGAGGGATGGAATTATAAAGTAGCCTAGGGGTGTTTTTCCCCCACTGAGATGAAGCCTAATCCTGGACCACAAATCATTTTctatggagattctccattgatcTTGCTTTTTAATCCAGCATTAGGGTTCATCTGTATCCTGAAACCATGTCTaactgtgaggtcctaaacataacacatggctgtcctgtacctcctttcttcacctcctgtgaggtcctaaacataacacatggctgtcctcctttcttcacctcctgtgaggtcctaaacataacacatggctgtcctgtacctcctttcttcacctcctgtgaggtcctaaacacatggctgtcctgtacctcctttcttcacctcctgtgaggtcctaaacataacacatggctgtcccatacctcctttcttcacctcctgtgaggtcctaaacataacacatggctgtcctgtacctcctttcttcacctcctgtgaggtcctaaacataacacatggctgtcccgtacctcctttcttcacctcctgtgaggtcctaacataacacatggctgtcctgtacctcctttcttcacctcctgtgaggtcctaaacataacacatggctgtcctgtacctcctttcttcacctcctgtgaggtcctaaacataacacatggctgtcctgtacctcatttcttcacctcctgtgaggtcctaaacataacaaacacatggctgtcctgtacctcctttcttcacctcctgtgaggtcctaaacataacacatggctgtcctgtacctcctttcttcacctcctgtgaggtcctaaacataacacatggctgtcctgtacctcctttcttcacctcctgtgaggtcctaaacataacacatggctgtcctgtacctcctttcttcacctcctgtgaggtcctaaacataacacatggctgtcctgtacctcctttcttcacctcctgtgaggtcctaaacataacacatggctgtcccgtacctcctttcttcacctcctgtgaggtcctaacaTAACACATGGGTGtcctgtacctcctttcttcacctcctgtgaggtcctaaacataacacatggctgtcctgtacctcctttcttcacctcctgtgaggtcctaaacatgacacatggctgtcctgtacctcctttcttcacctcctgtcaGGTCCTAAACACAACACATGGCTGTCCttgtacctcctttcttcacctcctgccAGCGGAAGTGGTGTCGTCGGACCACGGAGAAGACGGACGTGAAGCCCTGCTTGGTGATCATCTCCAGGGCCTCCTTCAGGTGGAAGGGGTGCAGGCAGGGAGACGTGGCCTGGATGTGACAGATCACCTCCACCTCTGGAGGAGGACAACACACAGCAGACTATGAGATACCAGAAGAATATGAGAAACAGTATGAGATTTGAATAATTGTGTATATGCTGCCACTGTTGTCAATTGAAGCTATGGAGTGGGTCCCACTTTATTGGGATAAACCCAAATGTTGCCTCatagatcacaatgaataagaCTACATGGACGGGgggacctgatcccagatcagtatTCCTACTCTGAGATACTTGATACATGCCGTCCCAGAGCCTTTAGTCAAGCTAGTGGCTAAACAAGTTCTGCATATATTACATTACCAGCTGACATCTATAACAAAGCGCTGCCAAACAGTCATTACAAAGATAGTGAAGCGTCACAAAGGGTGTGGTTCAGTCACAATAAAATATAACCAACGTCGCCGTCGCCACTGTTGCCACAGAGAATCTTCCTCAcgcctccctccttgtctccttctcACAGCACATTGGAGCAGAAGATCTGATCACAAGGAATCAAGGAAATACACTTGACATTCACCCCCTACCTACCTGGGTTTAATCGGGCGAATTCCTGGATGGTGTCAAGAGAGCTGGAGGAGTCTTTGGACACCTCTGGGCTCCTGCGGTGAACCTGAGCTCCCCATGCCTTGGCTACCTTCTCAATGTCATCATGGTCAGTTGATACCCACACACTGGGAGAAAGAACGGAACAAGTTGATCCCTCAGGCTTTGTAACAAGTAGGCTACatcatattatttattattattattattattatattatattatagtgcAATCCAGTCTTGTGTGACCGAGCCCAAACCAGGGGGTTCATTCAGAGACTGTACACTAACTTTCAAATAACAACATTATCCATGCACCCAAAACAAGAATGTCAACATGCTTTCTCACATTTAAAAATACTAGTTTagtatagaatactacagtacctAAAATAGAATTCTGTAATAAACTGTAGTATATCCCTTGctcatgtgtagtacttagtagagaatgttgtagtatactgtagaatactatagtaaatactacagtagtATCTGCAAAAAACACTCGTAAATTCTACCGTAATGTCCCCAAAAACACTACCCATTttaactatagtaaatactagaGTAATGtgcatataccctgcccattcTCCTCCTCCATAACCCCATAAGTGAGAAACCCACATGCCAAGTACAGCCCATGTATTGTGTTCCCTACAGTTAGAAAAGAGTAAAGTGCTGACCTGTCTGTTCACACCACAGACCtatctacctacaggttatggaaaattaGCTATTTTAGTATGTATCTATTAAGGAGAGAAAGCCtccacttctatgtcaaagatatAAAAActaaaacactatagtaaatactacagtccgCAAAACACTACATcatactatagtatatactagTTATTTTACTACAATATGTAtactatagttaactgtaaataaTACACCACACTACAGTGAATAATACAGTaaagtccgcaaaaacactacagtgaatactatggTATTGATATCATAGTATACTAGCATTTTTGTATGTGGGTTGTAATGTAGCTAGCCTACCAAGCTTCTATCAAAGCAACTCTGTATACAGTAGTTAGATTGAAAGACATTTGACTATTAGATTGAACTGAATTACCTGTCAAACTGTTTGGAGTCCACTGCAGCTCTCAGAACCCATCCGATGAGGGGGACACCGGCGAGCATTTTGATATTCTTCAGGGGGATCCCCTTACTGCCTCCCCTCGCCAGGATCAGGGCTGCGATGTGTCTCTTCTCACCGCTGTCTTTAATAACCTTTGCTTTTCTGTCTCTCACATCTTCGATGCCCGATAGCGTACGTTTTTTTGCAACAGCCATTGAAAGGATCAGTAGCCGGGTGGGCAGACAATAGTCTTGTAGCGGTAGCGATGGATAGCAGTCGTCTGAAGTATGTAGCACCTTGCTTTCTAACTCACTGTAACTAGCAAGCTACGTACTTAGTTTACATGACCTACTGCGGCTTAAACTGTGTGAAGGAAATCCTAGAAATGTTACATGTACACAGTAAAAAAGAGGCGTAGACCTGCTAGCTTTACTCGGAGGTAATTTCAAGGATTAATTTTGATGCCATAGTAACAATTTCCGTTGAACTATTTACTGAATTTACTCTGGTAACGGGTTAACTGGCGATGTCAAGAAAACGATGATCGCGCTTCAATGAGGGGAGTCGATTATCTGATCCGGGTTTCCCGGGTCGGAGGAGTTATAGCGGGTAAAACGTGATTCATTTTGGAACCGGGCTACCTCCCGGGCGTGAGCCAGGCTCAAATGCCGTATTCATGTGGCAGTCGGCATTAGGAACCTCTGAAATGTCAGAGTTTCCTTGTTCCGATTAGTATGTGAATGCGGCAAAATCCGCTCAAAATCAATGACAGGCTAGATGAAGCACGTGGGGGaatgagtaggattctgttttcacatgcaaaagtCATTgcattttttataaaaaaatacattaaaaaaaatgctTTATCTGCCTTCCAAATGAAAACTGGTTCGAAAATTGGAACATATATTTTATGGAAAAGAGATGTATGTTTCTGGAAGATGCATCATGCTACCTAGTTGACATGCCTTTGATGTGCATTTGAATCCCAAACCATGCCCTCCCCCGACCAACTCTCTCAATGGGCACTCCACTGTCACGTGTTGCTGACTAAACTCCCAGAGAGTGACTAGGGGAtcaatagagtaccacagtatgagtaaTAATACctataaaacctagcggtcaaacaaggaaacggttccaattgtttttcccccATTCATCTTTCCCATAGGGATTtaagaaacacttcaaataagggctgtgtttcatgtaggcttaccctggcatgacattttgataaccgtgtaaatctctctaggacaaggtgactttgaTCAATATATTCACCTGTATTTACCTCCCAAAAATGAAATGGTAATACTATCTGGTAATGTGGCtaatcataaagaactacaaataccatgatgatctggacgagactgtCAAATCGattaactaatgttagctaaatgtagtgaTGAATAAATTGGCTAAATATCTTTAAATTGACAATTCTGTTAACCATGGACATCACCAGGACATGGCTTTCTGGGCTTTAGCCCAGAATGATTTTGGGTCAGTCCCAAATATTTTGCTCTGCTGCTGCTAAGGTGTAAAATAAACTGTACCACTTAGTTCATAGAGCTTTGATTAGGTGAAGTTTCCAAAGTCATCCAACCATTATAATCAGGGGTGCTGGTGCGCATATTTTTCAAAATGGTGCTATGTCTCCAAGATCACTTAATGATTCATTAGTATTTTACATAACAAACCGAATATAATAGCAGGATAATGTCAGGCTACTGTTATTAAAAAACACCATGTCATGTCTTATGACAATGTAGGATGATTGTGCTGAAATGTTTTTTCTTTCTGATGCTGTGGTTGTGTTTAACTCCATCTGCTCTAAAATGCAATTAGTTAGGCAGGTTAGCCACCCTTACATCATTCAGAAATGCTAAATGCATATACCCATTCAACTGATTGGGATCAAATGGTTGGCTGCATGCAGCATGACCGTTTCACCTGTAAAATGTGAAGAATTATCATTCACGATTGACACTGATGATGGCCTAATTTAGTGTTTTAGGATTGAAAATACATAAATGTTCCTTTCGCCACTTACAGTATGTGTAGGCAGGCATAGGCAATCATGCAATTTGGATGATGCATTGTATGTATATTCTAATTAACCAATAGGCTTAATTTCGGTACAAACTTTCATTCAGAAATAATAGGGCGCCTAACAAAACACCACTACACCTCTGGTTATAATACATGTCAAGACGTGTGGTCAACTGATCTTTCCAGCACCGTTTTGATTGGGACAGTCATTTCGCTGCTTTGAGACAAGCATGGGAACTCATCTTGATAAATCAATGTCAGATTTGAGTgttcactgaatctccgtttggaTATGTGGTTAGAATTAGGCTTGGAAATGTTAGCTAAGTTGATGTGAGTGCTCATTATCATTAGTCTCGCAATTTAAAGCAATGCAGATCTTCTCTACACACATTAGGCCCATAGCTTCCCTGATGTTTTCCTCAACTTTCCTGATGCATTTCAGTCACTTAGGCTACTGATGCGAATAGACATTTGTACACTTTTCCCAAAGGCTTTTCGAGTCATTTGACGTATGTTTTCATTGTTTTAAAAGCTCATACGGCCTACATCGTTTCAATAACAATATAGCTATTGGCTTCATTGACTTACTGAATTTATTATCGTAATTGTAGGCTACTTGTTGATAGATTATTGTCTTAAATATTATTTTAACAGTAGGCCTAACACACAATAATCTCATATGGGGTTAGTGACCACAATCAATTGAATGAATAATAAGAAGGGTTGATTAATTTATTTGGCCTTGGGAAGAAAACACAGCGCTGCAGGAAAGGATGCTGGAATTGCTGCAgataaattgaaatacatttgccaaatTAAATAATTACTCGTCTATAAATAAATTAAATCATTGCAAATACTACACCATcataatttagccacagaggatcaaaaGCTTATTGCTTTAGATTGTGTTTTGTTTGTCACATTATGAGCGCATAGGCCGAGTCTACAGTCAGGAATCCTGCAATTGGGCATCTCGCTCGGAAAATATAAAACAGCTGATTGTTGAGTTGTGGCTGTCAATGAACAGCATGCAGCAGCTGGAACGCATTTCGCAATATTTCAAAATACAATCGCGGGTAAAATGTGTTTGAATAGGTGAGTGCCACTGGAACGTTGGTGGACTATAATTTCCTACTCATATTATAGGTGTAAAATGTGTCTATCCACTCTTTTCATTGACCTATGCTATTGGTTGCATTTAAGACATGAGTCGTTCGTTTTGTTGATCTCAGTCTGTAAATGTCAGAGTAGCTTGTCATTTCGATTATTTGTGTGGTATAAATAAATATTATTGTAATGTCTCGAGtcatgtagaattgcaggaaaggATTTTAGAAAAGGCTCGTTTTTTCTCGGACCCACAAACCCCTCAACCCCGAATTTTATGAAACTCTGGTGACGGTCCtgctgtgaactgtcttgtgcaatTTTTAAATTGAAACAATactgcagggatttgtagtcttgcatcatgtctactttgatgctaatgaTCATTTCTGAATCTGAGAGTAAAAAGAGACAAATATATTGATCAAAGTCACCCTGAACGAGAGAGATTTGCATGGTTATCAACCAAACGgcatgccagggtaagcctacacgaaacacagcccttattttaagtctTTCAAAAATGCTCTAtgagaaaaatgaatggtggaaaatgtccctgtttgaccgctaggttttatgggtgtattcattttatttaactaggcaagtcagttaagaacaaatgcttattttcaatgatggcttaggaagtgggttaactgccttgtttagggtcAGAACGGCAaattttactttgtcagctcagggattcagtCTCGCAACTtctcggttactggtccaacgctctaagcactcggctacctgccgccccactgtggggctctataaacTCATCCATTTTGGGACACACTCCTTACTTGAATGAGTCAATTCATGTTCCAATTTGAAAAAGTAAAACGAGCATGAAATTCTAATGAACAAATCCCCCCTGACGTTTTACAAGATATAATCCTAAATAACAGTTAACCATTTAATTTGGGAGGTATTTCATCTTTTACATGCGTCAAGTCTCGAAATCCGACAAACAGATCCACGTGGCATTTTATTAGGCACGCATCTCCATTATTTTGTGTGAAATTGTGCACACTAAAAAATAACACATGGGATTCCACTTTGCTTTGAAGCTGGCAGCATTGCTGGTTCGGTGGAAGTATCGGAGGGTCTTAGATATCAAAGATttgtataactaacccaagatagaccacagccggTCCTTTCCAATGGGAACAGATGAGTCATAGTAGGCAAAACAGGTAAGAAGTGGGGCTGAGTCAA is part of the Oncorhynchus keta strain PuntledgeMale-10-30-2019 unplaced genomic scaffold, Oket_V2 Un_contig_18275_pilon_pilon, whole genome shotgun sequence genome and encodes:
- the LOC118377934 gene encoding N-acylneuraminate cytidylyltransferase-like isoform X1, encoding MAVAKKRTLSGIEDVRDRKAKVIKDSGEKRHIAALILARGGSKGIPLKNIKMLAGVPLIGWVLRAAVDSKQFDSVWVSTDHDDIEKVAKAWGAQVHRRSPEVSKDSSSSLDTIQEFARLNPEVEVICHIQATSPCLHPFHLKEALEMITKQGFTSVFSVVRRHHFRWQEVKKGGSVATQPLNLDPSNRPRRQDWDGELCENGSFYFSTRALIEEGVLQGGKWAYYEMLPEYSVDIDVDIDWPVAEQRVLRFGYFGLDKPEVVRLLLCNVSGCLTDGRVLISVSGEEMVSVNTRDTMGIRMLQREGVEVILISSGEDPVTKALADNLSQRTGCEVRQLGKDIQGEVKAMMDDKDLDWKEVAYMGNDAPDVDCLNLAGLSAVPRDAPVVAINAAKYSCHSAAGLGAVREFSEHILLLKKKAKSQMEQDRIHRNTF
- the LOC118377934 gene encoding N-acylneuraminate cytidylyltransferase-like isoform X2, which codes for MLAGVPLIGWVLRAAVDSKQFDSVWVSTDHDDIEKVAKAWGAQVHRRSPEVSKDSSSSLDTIQEFARLNPEVEVICHIQATSPCLHPFHLKEALEMITKQGFTSVFSVVRRHHFRWQEVKKGGSVATQPLNLDPSNRPRRQDWDGELCENGSFYFSTRALIEEGVLQGGKWAYYEMLPEYSVDIDVDIDWPVAEQRVLRFGYFGLDKPEVVRLLLCNVSGCLTDGRVLISVSGEEMVSVNTRDTMGIRMLQREGVEVILISSGEDPVTKALADNLSQRTGCEVRQLGKDIQGEVKAMMDDKDLDWKEVAYMGNDAPDVDCLNLAGLSAVPRDAPVVAINAAKYSCHSAAGLGAVREFSEHILLLKKKAKSQMEQDRIHRNTF